A single genomic interval of Herpetosiphonaceae bacterium harbors:
- a CDS encoding AAA family ATPase yields MSIASGYTMPTISGYSISEQIHVGAASLVYRATRNSDGKPVILKLLNNEYPSPAELVKFRRQYDIVKDLKLPGVVQVYALEHCNNTLALIMEDFGGSSLKHAGGTSSFDITSFLNIGIQLADILGAIHQKGIIHKDIKPQNIIINPKTGQVKLTDFAISSLLSQESQQPMTIRNLEGSLPYMSPEQTGRMNRAIDYRSDCYSLGITFYEMLTGDLPFQASDPMELVHAHIARMPVPPHEAKPAIPRAISDIVMKLLAKTAEDRYQNAYGLKADLQYCLDQWTSTGRIDPFPLGVHDTSGLFHIPQKLYGRESETQVLLSAFEMVSTGVTEVVLVAGPSGVGKSVLVYEIQKPVAQQRGYFLVGRYDQHKRNVPYSGFIQAFQDLIRHILSESAERIADWNAQLVNALGANGQVIIDVIPDVELIIGQQAPVPQLGLTEAENRFNLVMQHFIRVFATDEHPLVLFLDDLQWADLASLKLLQVLAADPQTQNLLIVGSYRDNEMSPSHPLMLTLDDLRKTTATVKAVTLRALERKDVNALVSETLHSTPEQTEPLADLVFDKTAGNPFFVNQFLKSLHDDGLIVFDNAHGEWTWDLDQINERSMTDNVLTFMAEKIQKYEPATQRILIQAACIGHQFEMELLSVVSGESAAAVAAKLWPALREGLIIPIDIEYTFAQPENSDTTSTTTSTNSYINIAYRFLHDRVWQAAYSLMNEDDKQQLHLTVGRLLMETTPPERLEERAFDIVNHLNYGIEFITDEAERIKLAWMNLMAGRKAKASTAYPAAREYLSIGMACLPENAWDEHYELALDFYKQRSECEYLTGNFDTAEEYFAVILERAQSNLEKVDVYITHMLLYTNLANFAQATALGREGLRKLFGLDFPEDEAVLQEEVGKALGEIQAQLGGRAIEELVDMPRLTNPERLAEMKYLTTLIPPAYNTSPSLMALIVLRMVMVSLTEGHAPESSFAFSSYGILCAAAFGQYQSAYSYGKLALQLNEIFKAVELQGKVYHVAGFFLSHWSDHIRNSLEYLKQAYLHSLEVGDFVYAGLACWARTEYRLMAGGELNDLFGEIEHYIAFARQSKNPGLLATANLTQNMIRTLRGENPARDSLDNDTFNEQEFVAQMEGQGFLLINHLYYLYKLMLFNMYGDNQRAREMALKAEETLYTNAGTYFIPEVGFWSALALTGLYPTASAEEQAAYKATLEEQVAKFKAWSEYSPANHLCKYYLLSAEMARLNGEHLTAMEMYDRAVNSSREQGFNHYEAIANELAARFFLSRSQEKIARIYLADARHAYVVWGATAKVQQLEEMYQALFPAAPMPSRSHDTTTVKGSTTSHRYTTTTEQNGWLDVVTVLKAAQAISETIVFETLLHTLMHIMLENAGAQSGVLLIERDSALIVAAESRMEQEAITKLPHIPLSTARNLAASVVYYVSRTKEAVVLHDATHEGRFTRDSYIMRKQPKSILCMPLVNQGKLVGILYLENNLTTGAFTPERLEVLRILSSQAAVSLENALLYEQLEAYNRTLEDKVVQRTAELQHMNQELVAARNAAEEASKHKSRFLNTISHELRTPLNAIITMTDLLGAERNGTLTEQQLFLRERVLSNSRHLLDLINDMLDLAKIEAGKMELSREQVQIEEIVQQAMETAAGLTREKPIELRAEISPNLPMVEIDRLRIKQVLLNLLSNAAKFTDEGYILVQAILEGTQVVVRVKDTGIGIDHEHLPVIFEEFRQVDTGTSRRAQGTGLGLPICRRLIEMHGGQLWASSAQGVGSTFSFSLPITQDVDQEEVVSAEAV; encoded by the coding sequence ATGTCCATAGCTTCTGGGTATACCATGCCTACTATTTCTGGATACAGCATATCCGAGCAGATCCACGTAGGCGCGGCGAGTCTGGTGTATCGCGCGACACGCAACTCCGATGGGAAGCCCGTTATCCTTAAGTTGTTGAACAACGAGTATCCTTCCCCCGCTGAGCTTGTCAAGTTTCGCCGCCAGTACGACATCGTCAAAGATCTGAAGCTGCCTGGCGTGGTGCAGGTGTACGCCCTGGAACACTGCAATAATACGTTAGCGCTGATTATGGAGGACTTCGGTGGCTCTTCGCTGAAGCATGCGGGCGGTACGTCGTCCTTTGATATTACGTCATTCCTCAACATTGGCATCCAGCTTGCCGACATCCTGGGGGCGATCCACCAAAAAGGCATTATCCACAAAGATATTAAGCCGCAGAATATCATTATTAATCCGAAGACCGGGCAGGTCAAGCTCACCGACTTTGCGATCTCCTCGCTGCTCTCCCAGGAAAGCCAGCAGCCGATGACGATCCGCAACCTTGAGGGTAGCCTGCCGTATATGTCGCCGGAGCAGACCGGGCGCATGAATCGCGCGATCGATTACCGCAGCGATTGCTATTCGCTTGGCATCACCTTCTATGAGATGCTGACCGGCGATCTGCCCTTCCAGGCAAGCGATCCGATGGAGCTGGTCCATGCCCACATTGCGCGCATGCCGGTGCCGCCGCACGAGGCCAAGCCAGCCATTCCCAGGGCCATCTCCGACATCGTGATGAAGCTGCTGGCGAAGACTGCGGAAGATCGCTATCAAAACGCCTACGGCTTGAAGGCCGACCTTCAGTACTGCCTCGATCAGTGGACCTCGACCGGGCGCATCGATCCGTTTCCGCTGGGCGTGCACGATACGTCGGGGCTGTTCCATATTCCGCAGAAGCTCTACGGACGCGAGTCGGAGACTCAAGTGCTGCTTTCGGCGTTCGAGATGGTCAGCACCGGCGTTACCGAAGTGGTGCTGGTGGCGGGGCCGTCGGGCGTCGGCAAGTCGGTGCTGGTCTATGAGATCCAAAAGCCGGTCGCGCAGCAGCGCGGCTACTTCCTGGTCGGACGCTACGATCAGCACAAGCGCAACGTGCCCTATAGCGGCTTTATCCAGGCGTTTCAAGATCTGATCCGGCATATCCTCAGCGAAAGCGCCGAGCGGATCGCCGACTGGAACGCGCAGCTGGTCAATGCGCTGGGCGCGAACGGCCAGGTGATCATCGACGTGATCCCCGATGTCGAGCTGATCATCGGGCAGCAGGCGCCGGTGCCGCAGCTTGGCTTGACCGAGGCCGAAAACCGCTTCAACCTCGTGATGCAGCACTTCATCCGCGTCTTCGCCACCGATGAGCATCCGCTGGTACTCTTCCTTGACGATCTGCAATGGGCCGACCTGGCATCGCTGAAGCTATTGCAGGTGCTCGCCGCCGACCCGCAGACACAAAACCTGCTGATCGTCGGCTCGTACCGCGACAACGAGATGAGTCCCAGCCATCCGCTGATGCTCACGCTGGACGATCTGCGCAAGACCACGGCGACAGTCAAAGCGGTGACGCTCCGGGCGCTGGAGCGCAAAGATGTCAACGCGCTCGTCAGCGAAACGCTGCACAGCACGCCGGAGCAGACCGAGCCGCTGGCCGATCTGGTCTTCGATAAGACCGCAGGCAACCCGTTCTTCGTCAATCAGTTCCTCAAATCGCTGCACGACGACGGCCTGATCGTCTTCGATAACGCCCACGGCGAGTGGACCTGGGACCTCGATCAGATCAATGAGCGCAGCATGACCGATAACGTGCTGACGTTCATGGCCGAGAAGATCCAGAAGTACGAGCCAGCCACGCAGCGCATCCTGATCCAGGCAGCCTGTATCGGGCATCAGTTCGAGATGGAGCTGCTCTCGGTGGTTTCGGGCGAGTCGGCGGCGGCGGTTGCGGCCAAGCTCTGGCCCGCGCTGCGCGAAGGTCTGATCATTCCGATCGACATCGAGTATACGTTTGCTCAGCCGGAAAACAGCGACACGACCTCGACGACGACCAGCACCAACTCGTACATCAATATTGCCTACCGCTTCCTTCACGACCGCGTCTGGCAGGCTGCCTACTCGCTGATGAACGAGGACGATAAGCAGCAGCTTCATCTCACGGTCGGGCGGCTGCTGATGGAGACGACGCCACCTGAGCGCCTTGAAGAGCGCGCCTTCGACATCGTCAACCATCTCAACTACGGCATCGAGTTCATCACCGACGAGGCCGAGCGCATCAAGCTGGCGTGGATGAACCTGATGGCGGGCCGCAAGGCCAAAGCCTCGACGGCCTATCCCGCCGCCCGCGAGTACCTCAGCATCGGCATGGCGTGCCTGCCCGAAAACGCCTGGGACGAGCACTATGAGCTGGCGCTCGACTTCTATAAACAGCGCTCGGAGTGCGAGTACCTGACCGGCAACTTCGATACGGCTGAGGAGTACTTCGCGGTCATTCTGGAGCGTGCCCAGTCGAACCTGGAGAAGGTCGATGTGTACATCACGCATATGCTGCTGTACACCAACCTCGCCAACTTCGCGCAGGCGACCGCCCTTGGTCGTGAGGGCTTGCGCAAGCTCTTCGGGCTGGACTTCCCCGAAGACGAGGCCGTTCTGCAAGAGGAGGTCGGCAAAGCCCTGGGAGAGATTCAGGCGCAGCTCGGCGGTCGCGCGATCGAGGAGCTGGTGGACATGCCACGGCTGACCAACCCGGAGCGGCTGGCGGAGATGAAGTACCTGACGACGCTGATCCCACCGGCGTACAACACCAGCCCCAGCCTCATGGCGCTGATCGTACTGCGCATGGTGATGGTTTCGCTCACCGAAGGCCACGCGCCCGAGTCGTCGTTTGCCTTCAGCTCCTACGGCATCCTGTGCGCCGCAGCGTTCGGGCAGTACCAGTCGGCATACTCGTACGGCAAGCTGGCGCTTCAGCTCAACGAGATCTTCAAAGCCGTCGAGCTTCAGGGCAAAGTCTATCACGTGGCGGGCTTCTTCCTCAGCCACTGGAGCGACCATATTCGCAACAGCCTGGAGTATCTCAAGCAAGCCTACCTGCACAGCCTGGAAGTCGGCGACTTCGTGTATGCCGGGCTGGCCTGCTGGGCGCGCACCGAGTACCGCCTGATGGCCGGCGGCGAGCTGAACGATCTCTTCGGCGAGATCGAGCACTACATCGCGTTTGCGCGTCAGTCGAAGAATCCGGGCCTGCTGGCGACGGCCAACCTGACGCAGAATATGATTCGGACGCTGCGCGGAGAAAACCCGGCGCGCGATAGCCTGGACAACGACACGTTCAACGAGCAGGAGTTTGTCGCCCAGATGGAGGGTCAGGGGTTCCTCCTGATCAACCACCTGTACTATCTCTACAAGCTGATGCTCTTCAACATGTACGGCGACAACCAGCGCGCGCGCGAGATGGCGCTCAAGGCCGAGGAGACGCTCTACACCAACGCGGGCACGTACTTCATCCCGGAGGTCGGCTTCTGGTCGGCGCTGGCGCTGACCGGGCTGTACCCGACGGCCTCTGCCGAAGAGCAGGCCGCGTACAAGGCCACGCTGGAAGAACAGGTGGCGAAATTCAAGGCGTGGTCCGAGTATAGCCCGGCCAATCATCTCTGCAAGTATTACCTGCTCAGCGCGGAGATGGCGCGGCTCAACGGCGAGCACCTGACCGCGATGGAGATGTACGACCGGGCGGTCAATAGCAGCCGCGAGCAGGGCTTCAACCACTACGAGGCCATCGCCAACGAGCTAGCCGCCCGCTTCTTCCTCAGCCGATCGCAGGAGAAGATCGCGCGGATCTACCTGGCCGACGCGCGGCATGCCTATGTCGTGTGGGGCGCTACGGCGAAGGTCCAGCAGCTTGAGGAGATGTATCAGGCGCTCTTCCCCGCCGCGCCGATGCCGTCGCGCAGCCACGACACAACGACCGTCAAAGGCTCGACGACCAGCCACCGCTACACGACGACCACCGAGCAGAACGGCTGGCTGGATGTCGTCACGGTACTCAAGGCGGCGCAGGCGATCTCCGAGACGATCGTGTTCGAGACGCTGCTGCACACGCTGATGCATATCATGCTCGAAAACGCGGGCGCGCAGAGCGGCGTGCTGCTGATCGAGCGCGACAGCGCGCTGATCGTCGCGGCAGAAAGCCGCATGGAGCAGGAGGCCATCACCAAGCTGCCGCATATTCCGCTCAGCACCGCGCGCAACCTGGCGGCCTCGGTCGTGTACTACGTCAGCCGCACCAAAGAGGCGGTTGTGCTGCACGATGCGACACACGAGGGACGCTTCACCCGCGACAGCTACATCATGCGCAAGCAGCCCAAGTCGATCCTGTGTATGCCGCTGGTCAACCAGGGTAAGCTCGTCGGCATCCTGTACCTGGAGAACAACCTGACGACCGGCGCGTTCACGCCGGAGCGGCTGGAAGTGCTGCGGATCTTGTCGTCGCAGGCGGCGGTGTCGCTCGAAAACGCGCTGCTGTACGAGCAGCTCGAAGCGTATAACCGCACGCTTGAGGACAAGGTCGTGCAGCGTACCGCCGAGCTACAGCACATGAACCAGGAGTTGGTCGCCGCGCGCAACGCCGCCGAGGAGGCCAGCAAGCATAAGTCGCGCTTCCTCAACACGATCAGCCACGAGCTGCGCACGCCGCTCAACGCGATCATCACCATGACCGATCTGCTGGGCGCTGAGCGCAACGGCACGCTTACCGAGCAGCAGTTGTTCCTCCGCGAGCGGGTGCTCTCCAACAGCCGCCACCTGCTCGACCTGATCAACGATATGCTGGATCTTGCCAAGATCGAGGCCGGCAAGATGGAGCTTTCCAGGGAGCAGGTCCAGATCGAGGAGATCGTCCAGCAGGCGATGGAGACGGCGGCGGGTCTTACCAGGGAGAAGCCGATCGAGCTGCGCGCCGAGATCAGCCCGAACCTGCCGATGGTCGAGATCGATCGGCTGCGGATCAAGCAAGTGCTGCTCAACCTGCTCTCGAATGCGGCGAAGTTCACCGACGAGGGCTATATCCTGGTGCAGGCGATCCTCGAAGGGACGCAGGTGGTGGTGCGGGTCAAGGATACCGGCATCGGCATCGATCACGAGCATCTGCCGGTGATCTTCGAGGAGTTCCGCCAGGTCGATACGGGGACCAGCCGCCGCGCGCAGGGCACCGGCCTGGGCCTGCCGATCTGTCGGCGGCTGATCGAGATGCACGGCGGCCAGCTCTGGGCCAGCAGCGCGCAGGGCGTCGGCTCGACGTTCTCGTTCAGCCTGCCGATCACGCAGGACGTGGACCAGGAAGAAGTGGTATCGGCGGAAGCGGTCTAG
- a CDS encoding DUF434 domain-containing protein, translating to MSSGKQQHRGAHPEDQRLFAPERVATLRIATAELSWLLSRGYTTTAAVKLVGDRHQLNERQRLAISRAACPDTSRARRLATRVEHRQIAGEALIVDGFNLLITVEAALSGGLIMLCRDTCIRDLASVHGSYRSVQETDRAIDLIGEGLARLAPREVCWLLDKPISNSGRLAERLREHAARSQWPWHVDVVFNPDSTITASERIAVSSDAIVLNGVARWVDLNGYLIGRYLPDAWLLDLRDEP from the coding sequence GTGAGTTCGGGAAAACAGCAGCATCGCGGGGCGCATCCTGAGGACCAGCGGCTATTCGCGCCGGAGCGGGTAGCGACGCTGCGGATCGCCACCGCCGAGCTATCCTGGCTGCTGAGCCGGGGCTACACCACCACGGCTGCCGTGAAGCTGGTCGGCGATCGGCATCAGCTCAACGAGCGGCAGCGCCTCGCGATCTCACGCGCTGCCTGCCCCGACACAAGCAGAGCCAGGCGGCTGGCGACGCGCGTCGAGCACCGGCAGATCGCGGGCGAGGCGCTGATCGTGGATGGCTTCAATCTGTTGATCACGGTCGAGGCCGCGCTCAGCGGCGGCCTGATCATGCTGTGCCGCGATACCTGTATCCGCGATCTTGCCAGCGTCCACGGCTCGTATCGCTCGGTGCAGGAAACCGACCGCGCGATCGATCTGATCGGCGAGGGACTCGCGAGGTTAGCGCCGCGCGAGGTCTGCTGGCTGCTGGACAAGCCGATCTCCAACAGCGGACGGCTGGCGGAGCGGCTGCGGGAGCATGCGGCGCGCTCCCAGTGGCCCTGGCACGTCGACGTCGTCTTCAATCCCGACAGCACGATCACCGCCTCCGAGCGGATCGCCGTCAGCTCAGACGCGATCGTGCTCAACGGTGTAGCGCGCTGGGTCGATCTGAATGGCTACCTGATCGGGCGCTATCTGCCAGACGCCTGGCTGCTCGACCTGCGCGACGAGCCTTAG